A segment of the Pogoniulus pusillus isolate bPogPus1 chromosome 25, bPogPus1.pri, whole genome shotgun sequence genome:
TATTTTCTAGCtattaatgttttttttctgatactGCAGGCCTGCTGTCACTTGATTCCAGAagttttctttctgtgctgttACAATTCTGTGCCCTTTTCTGTGAGAAAATGCAGGAGGTTTACCTGTGGAAGAACTGAGGCTGGAGGACAAATAAAGTAGCCTGCATATATCATGGTCTGTGGACCACTGCAGAAGACTTGGGTGTGGTGGATGTTAGCTGTGCAGCAGATGTAACAACTTGGAATTTTCACCTTCTTTCCAAATTCAGCTATAGGATTAAAAAACTGGATGACTAAGGATGAGGGAGTCAAAGATCAGTTTGTAGAATGTGGTTTACTGATAATCATGAATTTCACCTCCAGAGGTGCTTAGTGTTGAGCTTTGGCCACCTTTGTGTCAAGAGTGCTCTGTCTTGGTCAACAAGATCAAGTACAGCAAACAGCAGAATGAATTTTGCATTTGCTGACTGAGAGAATCAATTTCATATCAGTGCCTTAAATCTGACTTTTCTGACCTTGGACTAGGGTATCAGCTTTGATTTAATGTATTGGCTACTCTTCCAGCTTGCTGGTGTGACAAGATGCTTGGCAAGAGTGGAGAGATCCAATGTATGCATAAAGATGAGATTCTTCACTGTTGTTGCTCCACTGTGGTCTGTGCAAAGCCAGAAAGGAAATAACTGATTCCTTTGGGCCATTGGCAACAGCTGGCAGGCATAACACAGTTTATGTGGCTGGAGGGTTTCATGCTAAGGTTGTGGTAGTTTAGAATACATGAATATGCAGATTCTGGGAATGCAACTGCATTGTTGGCTGGTGAGTCAAATCCCTGCTGCCTGAGAAGGTGTCCTGATGCTCTTCAGCAAGGTACGATAAAGGTTCTTTCAAGTGCCTTGCGGCCAGGCAGGCGCAGGGAGGATTTGTGGCTGTATCTTCCTCCTTCAGTGAAGTCAGAGCTGCTTTAGGCAAGTGTCCACAGCTGAAATGGTTTTACAGGGTACTCTGTGGGCACTGTGTGCTTTTTAACCAGCTGCAGCAATATCAGTCATTTGGGGAGAGCTTCATGAGGAAGGTTTGATTGGTTATGACTCTGGAATTACAAATGGATAGCTGTGCACCTCCATTTTTTTGAGCAAGCTTGAGTGTGGATATTAGTAGGTTTCCCTACATGGAGGCTTGTATTTACATTAAAACAAAACGTTAGTAGGgcttgaaagaggaaaaaaaaatgccaaagGTTATGCTTTGAATTggagctggagcatgtccagagaagggccatgaggatgatcagagggctggagctcctatcctttgaggacaggctgaaagagttgggggtgATTCAGTTTGAAGAGGGGAATGCTCCAAGGAggctttattgtggccttccattaTGTTAAGggggccacaagaaagctggtgagggactttttagggtgtcgggtagtgacaggactgggagggaatgaaTCCAAGctaggggaggttcagattggatgttaggataaAGTTcatcaccatgagggtggtgagatactggaacagggtgcccagggaggtggtcaaacCTTATCCCTGGATATttttatggccaggctggatgtggttctgggCAACTTcatctagtgggaagtgtccctgtccatgacaggggggttggatcctTGAGGCACCTTCCCACCCtgaaaattctgtgatttgaatgCAGTTACATAATGGAACTTAAAGTGTGCTTCAagtttgtcctgctggctgaaTTCTTTTCCCATCATAAGGGaaacccaaccattctctaccaGCATTCTGGAAGCACTGTTACTAAGGGAACAACAacatttggtttgggtttttttaactttgGGGGAAAGCAGAAGCTTTTCTCTGACTCCAAAGCTGCTGGAAaggagccaagggctggaaatCGACAGGCTTCTTGGGGGAGGTTAGGACTTTTCTCTGGGAAAACAGAATGTCCCAGTCTATGCTAGCATAATTACTATTCAGAGTCCCAAATGCAAGAAGATAGCAGTGAAGATAAGTTTCAGCCATTTAAAGTACACTATTTATATGAACTGAGTTACACAACTAACACCATTTTTGCCTGCATATGTTTCCAGGGCCAAAAATAGTTATCTGTGCTGATTTCTTGGGTGTTTGGCAGTTGAATGTTCAACTAATATTGGGGATTTGTTTTCTTGTCCTCTGCTGTCTGAAGCGAGGGGTTTTCAGAGGTGCTCTCAACACTCATGGAGCTGTTCAGTGTTAAACTCTCACATGaatgctgcttctctctgtttGTTTGCTAGGGGCAGCGCTgctttgcagctctctgaggagcACCAGCACTAAGTCAGGAGGAAGACCTCAACCTGCTAAGCAACCACTTAAGAAACCGAAGCTGCCAGTAGGGAGATTTGATGAACCAGAGGAGTCCAGTCTAGAGAGGGAGCCCCTGGAAAGTAAGTTAAGTTGTGCAAAGCCAACAGATGTGCTTTGAAGACAAGACTCAGCTGGTCACAGTCTGAGGGAAGCGGGTGGGCATTCAGCACTCCTCAGGTTCACTTCTGAAGCTTTTGGCTCTCATTAGAAGCATCAAGacagggcagtgggcacaagttGGAGCCAATGGCATATGAGGGGAAAAGTCTTTGAGACCAAGCTGGTCAATCGCTGTTAACAAGTCACCTGGGGAATCTGTGACCCCTCTGCTCTTGGAGACAGCAACATTTTCCTGCATGACTTAGCCTTACTTTGAGCAAGGCTGGGGCTCAGATACCTGCCATAACCCATTGCATGATGCTGAGAAATGTCATTGCTGCTGGTCTATCCTCCAGCTGTACATGGCAGTCATAAACTCCTGAGGAAAGCAGCTAATTTTACTACCCATAAAGCCTGTTCTGAGTCATGCTCTGTTTCATGGTCAGGCTTTCTCTCAGTCTTGCAGTGGTGTTTGGAAAAGCAGTAACAGGTACTGGATTTACTGAGCACttctgaagggacactgtagccaggtaggggttggtctcttctcccaggcaaccagcaatagaacaaggggacacagtctcaagttgtgccagggaaagtataggctgggtgttaggaggaagttgttgtcagagagagtgattggcattggaatgggctgcccaggcaggtggtggagccagcgtccctggaggtcttcaagacaagactgcatgaggcacttagtgacgtggtctggttgactgggcagggctgggggataggttggactggatgatcttggagctctcttccaacctgctggattctatggttctatgattctgagatggggcccagggagacctaacaacCTGCTGTTTGTGTTGCCTTCATGGAGCTGCATTCAGAGAAGCTGATGAGACTGAGGCAGAAGTCACTAAAAAAACGTactactttttattttcctcaggAGAAAGATATAAATTCTTTTTAATGAGCTGTTTTAACTAAAACTTGTAGTTGCCCTTTCTCTTATTCAGCATGGTGTGatgttctgctgctgttcacCACTGGTGATAACCCAGTTTGATTAATTTCAAAGTCTCTAGGATGAGCTTTTTCAGTACATTAATAGATTACTACCAAATATCCAAGTGACATAAAAAACCACTGAAAAATTATAGTATCATCTCTGAAAATGGTTGCAGGCAATTTCAGATTGTGACTCACTTGAGAACTGACTCAGAGTTGGAGTTACTGTGCAAGCAGCTATTTAATTCTTGCCCTTTTATTCCCAGGAAAAGAAATGCCCTCACTGCTTCATTTAAAATAAATGCATAATGATtatcttttgctttttcttgttgAGGTGTTCTGCATTTAGAGCTCAAGGTTTCTTCAGGCTTTAAATTTAGCTgcacctggatgtttttaagtcGTAACACCAGCAGTAGTTGGTTGAGTGCTGACTGCCTGTTGTGTAATTAGGAAACAAGAGTTTCCAGCTGGCTATTTGAATTCCCACAGCTGTGTAGCTATGGTGAGGAATTTTTTCTTCTGCATCCACTGTCAGTACATCAGCAGTGCCTGGATGTTGGGATGGTGACATCTACAGAATAATATGAGATCTGTTTGTGCTCCTCATTCTGCCAGAGGTGCTCAGGTGCACCTACCCCGGCCAGCGTGTATTTTGAAGCAGGCATCCTGATGTGTCACTCTGTATGGCCTGTAGCTGCAGGAGTCCCCTCCATcactctccttttcctctgctctccaagccttctcttgtctTTCCTCATTGTAAACCTCTGGTGTTGCTCACGAGGGCTGAGTTGGGGATCTGACTGAGAGAGCCCAGAGTTAGGCAGTGTATGGGAGACTGGAAGTCAGCCTGGCTAAGGCAAGGTGTGGGGTACAGGGAGCTTCAGGGagccctgcagtcagctgcaGGGTGAGAGAGCGTCCGGACAAGGGTGGTGCTGTGCCAAAAAGCACTTCATGGCTGGGCGATGCCAAGTGGGGTGGCCATGGTGTAGCATAGGTGACCTGAGTTACTACTCAGactctgctgtctacaactgcctgaagggatattgtagctaggtggggggtggcctcttctcccaggcaaccagcaatagaacaaggggacacagtctcaagttgtgccggggtaagtataggctggatgttaggaggaagttcttcacagagagagtgattggatttgaatgggctgcccagggaggaggtggaggaaccgtccctggaggtgttcaagaaaagactggatgaggcacttagtgccatggtctaattgactggatagggctgagtgctaggttggactggatgatcgtggaggtctcttccaacttggttgattctatgattctttgagtgGAGACCCTGAGTAAGGGAGCACAGAGTGCTATAAGGATGTTAGCTGCAAGCTGCAGGTAGCCTCCTGGCATTACAGTAGATGGCATGAACAAGTAGAGTGATGGAGACAGAAGTACTGCTGATGTGTAAGATAAGCATATGGCTTATCAGAGACATCACAGTGTCAgtgtccaacccctgtgccaaaacagggtcacccagggtgGATCTGAGAGTCCCATTCACACCCCACTTTTaaaaagtcttctcttctgaaaaGGCAAACCTGTGACTTAGAATCAAAGAActattttggttgaaaaagacctttaaggtcatccagtccattaATTAACTGgtgaggctggtgctaaaccacgtccctcagcaccacatctctgcagtgtttaaacaCTTGCACAGATGAGGATTtaaccacgtccctgggcagcctgttccaatctttGAGAAACCTTTTAGTCAAGAGGTTTCTTCTGATaaccaacttaaacctcccctggtacaatttgAGGTCAactcctctcattctgtcacttctCAGTAGGGAGAAGGCTCCAACCTCATTGCAGGGAGCAGtggagtgagaaggtctcctcacagcctccttttctccagctccagctggtcctcacaagacctgtccTCCAGACTCAGACTTAGTGGGCTTAGATTTAAGTTTTAGAAGGTTAAAAAGTCTAATTTAGCTATTTGAGATCTTGCAGTATCTTCTGTGATTGTAGTATCTAGTATGGTGTTGATGAATATCAAtgtgctttcttcttcagcatccATGAAAATGTGATGTTTTAAACAGAGGAACAGAATCTTGACTGAAATTCAAGCTAAAATTAAAACCTGAGTGCTTAAAATTGGACCCCCTGAGCAATTGCAGAGTGTGACTTGATGCTTTAGCTGTAGCAAACAGGCAGTCAGCATACCTGAGGGACACGAGTTCTTGCTGTGAGTTTGTGAGAAGCTGGGGCTTTAGTGCCTGTGGGCATGGAGTTGCTTTTTTATTTGCATAACTGAATATGATGATTTATGTTGCTGGCTGTAGTCAGATGAAAAAAGCTCTGAAATGACTTTTGCCTGACTGTGGGAAATGTTTGACTCGAGGCtgccttttaaaaagaaaagagaattgGGTTTGCATTTGGAAATGAACCTGAGAGGCAGACGTCACAGGTTGAGACCTGgaattgttcagcttggagaagagaaggctccaaggagaccttatggtggctttccagtaactgaaggcaggctccaagaaagctggggagggacttcttagggtatcaggtagtgatagggctgggggaatgTAGCAAAACTATAAATGagaagattcagattggatgttaggaagaagttcttcaccatgagggtggtgagatgctggaacagcttgcccagggaggtggtggaagcctcatccctggatgatttaaaggccaggctggatgtggctcgtggtggaagcctcatacCTGGATGatttaaaggccaggctggatgtggctctgggcaacttggtctagtgtgaagtgtctgtgcccatggcaggggcattaactggatgatgcttgaggtcccttccaatcttgacagttctgtgactctggcaTTGTTGTGCTTGTCAGCATTCTAACATTGTGGGCATTGTGATGAAATTTCTCTGTCATTTTAGAGTTCCCTGATGGGATCAATCCTGTTACAAAAGAGAGGGGTGGACCAAAAGGCCCTGAACCTACACGGTACGGAGACTGGGAGCGAAAAGGACGCTGTATAGATTTTTAATGTGTAAATGTGTCTGTACTGCTGATGAAATACTGCTGGTTGTTGAACAATAAAAGGTACAGAAAAGCCCCCCTTGGTTTGTTTGGAAGCTTCTCCTTTCTGTCATGCTTGTGGTGGATTTTTGAAGGGATGTTATGTAAATAAACACTACTCTGCAGTTCACATTTTGGAGCTGTTACTTGCTTTGTGTActgatccagtctaaccctactctccctcagcttcaaaccattcacccttgtcctgttgctagacaccccTGTGAAgaatccctctccagccttcctataggctTCCTGGAGGTCCTCCTGGAGGCTTCTTCAGGccgaacaaccccagctccttcagcatgtCCACACATCAGAGGTGCTGTagtccttggatcatctttgtggcctcctggactcactccagcagctctgtgtctctCTTATGATATGGATACCGGAGGTGGATGTGGTATTCAAGGTGGTGGAAGGTTTACAGTTCATGAGCCTGGTACTGCTCATCAAAATTAGAGCCACCTCTGAGGAGATTGGTGCTTGCTGACTTAGTGGAGCCAGCCCCTCTGTCTccattggagcaggctggggcTTCTGTCCTCTATGGAGATGGAAACTCCACTTTGACTCAGAGTGATGGCTGTAAATGTTATGATGGAAGCAGGGACTTAATTCCAGGCATGTCAGCTGGTGATTGTAGGggtgctctgtgtgtgattCTGAAGCGCTGTTCATACAGCCTTGCTCATTGCCTGTTCCTTGTGTTGTCGTTTGCTTCAGAGGTGGAAATCTGGCTAAAGGCTACCTAGGGAAAAATAACCTTGTTTCCTGACACCTGGTTAAAGGGGCCTCAAGGATGTTAGCTGGCCTGATCCTACAGGTCTGGAATCGAAATTTCAGTCAAACTGAGCTCAGTTCTTCGTTCAGGAATTTGCCTAGTTGTAAACACTGTAGTAGAGTCTAAATCTACCACTTGTGTGGGTGCCTCCTAATAACAATAAGCTGTCATTATTGAAGTGTGTGAACATaggctctgcttctctgcaggttCTTTCTGAGGACCTGGGCAAGTGGATCTCTAGTCTTCAAATGTTTTCTTCATCCCTTCCTGGTGTTTTGCTGATGTTCCAGCCTCTCTTACTCTACACATTCCAGCTTGCCTATTGATGATTCCTTTTAGCTGCTTTTGCCACAGCCTCACAGTGGCCATTACAActgagaatggattgaagctggaggaggggagattcagactggagattaggaaggaattctttacagtgagagtggggagacaattctttacagtgagggtggtggaacaaattgcccagggaggctgtggatgccctctgcctggagatgttcaaggccagcttgcatgaggccttgagcaacctgggctagtgggaggtgtccctgcccatggcaggagggttggagatggatgatctctaaggacCTTTCCAACCCATCCTATGAAAAGTTTCTTGGGGAGCCCAGGACAATATCCTGTTTTCTGGCCtcatttcttttccctgtgtGGATGGTT
Coding sequences within it:
- the SDHAF4 gene encoding succinate dehydrogenase assembly factor 4, mitochondrial isoform X1 produces the protein MALRLLLGAPRAARAALLCSSLRSTSTKSGGRPQPAKQPLKKPKLPVGRFDEPEESSLEREPLEKFPDGINPVTKERGGPKGPEPTRYGDWERKGRCIDF
- the SDHAF4 gene encoding succinate dehydrogenase assembly factor 4, mitochondrial isoform X2 — its product is MCFPGAALLCSSLRSTSTKSGGRPQPAKQPLKKPKLPVGRFDEPEESSLEREPLEKFPDGINPVTKERGGPKGPEPTRYGDWERKGRCIDF